GCCTACGAGGGGTGCGTGACGCTCCGCGGCCAGCTTGAGCATCCGGACGCAATCCGGCGGCTCGTCCGAGACGCCGCCCACGTGGAAGGCGTCCGAGAAGTGCGGAACTTCCTCCACCTCCCCGGCACGCCGCCGCCGAACAAGGCCGCGGTCTACGTCCCCGCGCAGCAGGTGCCATCGACGATGCGCCGCTAGCTGACGCCCGGCACACCAGATCGCCCTCACGGAGCGCCCTCATCGCTGCGGGCGCTCTGCTGCTGGCTTTACACTGCGGGGCGGCGCGGGTAGTATCGCGCGGAGCAGGCGGCTATAGAGGTAGCATGCCCGCCGACCGGCAGTGTATAAATGGAAGCACGGCGCGACTGAGTCCGGATTCCGGCAATTCAGTTCAGGCTTTCTCGTCGAAGCAGGCGCCCCGGGGAAGTGTCGGAATTGGCAGACGAGCGTGATTTAGGATCACGTGCCGCAAGGCGTAGGAGTTCGAGTCTCCTCTTCCCCACCAGCCGCTGCATGCCTCACCGGCGCGGGCGGCCGGAAGGGGGCGCGAACGCGGGCCCGTATCGTGAGGCATCGTTGCCGGGACAGTCCGCACCGGCAGCGAATCGGATGGTGATTGAGGGGTCGCCATCCGCAGGGAGGTTGAATGGGCACGCTGCTCCAGATTCGTAATCTCAAGACGCAGTTCTTCACGGAGGACGGCATCGTCCGCGCCGTCGATGGCGTGTCCTACGACGTCGAAGAGGGCGAGACGCTAGGTCTCGTGGGCGAGTCTGGCTGCGGCAAGAGCGTGAGCGCGCTCTCGGTCCTGCGCCTGATCCCGAATCCACCCGGCAAGATCACCGAAGGCGAGATCATTTTCGAGGGCGAAGACCTCCTCAAGCTCGACGAAGAGGAGATCCGCCACGTCCGCGGCAACCGCATCGCCATGGTGTTCCAGGAGCCGATGACGTCCCTGAACCCCGTGCTGACGATCGGCAGGCAGCTCACCGAATCGCTCGAACTGCACTTGAAGATGGACCCTAACTCCGCCCGCCGGCGCGCTGCCGAACTGCTCGAGATGGTCGGCATTCCCGACGCTGCGGGCAGGCTCAACGACTACCCGCACCAGTACTCCGGCGGCATGCGACAGCGCGTCATGATCGCGATGGCGCTGTCCTGCAACCCGAAGCTCCTCCTCGCGGACGAGCCGACGACGGCGCTCGACGTCACGATCCAGGCGCAGATCCTCGAGATCATGGCGCGGCTCAGC
The Dehalococcoidia bacterium DNA segment above includes these coding regions:
- a CDS encoding ABC transporter ATP-binding protein, producing MGTLLQIRNLKTQFFTEDGIVRAVDGVSYDVEEGETLGLVGESGCGKSVSALSVLRLIPNPPGKITEGEIIFEGEDLLKLDEEEIRHVRGNRIAMVFQEPMTSLNPVLTIGRQLTESLELHLKMDPNSARRRAAELLEMVGIPDAAGRLNDYPHQYSGGMRQRVMIAMALSCNPKLLLADEPTTALDVTIQAQILEIMARLSAELGTAVVIITHNLGVVARYADRVNVMYAGKIVEMATAKDLYANPRHPYTIGLLKSVPRLDQGKKDRLQPIEGSPPDLINPPKGCSFAPRCAYKIEKCLNEEPPLMPTGDGKHQAACWVMPTIDTVPTVVVGPDPVPLA